The following coding sequences are from one Prochlorococcus marinus CUG1438 window:
- a CDS encoding chorismate-binding protein: MKNDLNLTDFLKDVFSSFDKKVENSGLVSICIEIPCIDLLQVYELFINKYPFSSFWEESNGISYIAFEKCKYVTLDGPKRFEVAKEFNSENFKNLINLTNESHNSALSKIIYLFSFSEKFNNKNLSSDVPSLEAILPKILIIKSKNNCWLRINGHVEGKSSLRTLIEEIWTIRNQVINSGSESIKSSVLQTSFDLPFIDDFLHSLETSNTSLKKVVNRGIQLVEKGILEKIVLANRINIKFKNKLDLVEILKRLKKNHPNTCRYVWKRNSKDILFGASPEKLFSFNKPNLTLEALAGTISTNLNFVELLKSTKDLKEHKYVTQYLIKCLEVSKIKNFKKSDIKVNSFGDISHLQTLIFSKVENICPFELLKNLHPSPAVCGYPKNAALDWINTLESFPRGNYASPMGWVDSSGNASFLLAIRGARYIEENIEFTAGSGIVSGSVLEKEIDEIKLKFESIVKQIFFAKNPR, encoded by the coding sequence ATGAAAAATGATTTAAATTTAACAGATTTTTTAAAAGATGTATTTTCCTCTTTCGATAAGAAAGTGGAAAATTCTGGATTAGTAAGTATTTGTATTGAGATTCCTTGTATTGATTTATTACAAGTATATGAATTGTTTATAAATAAATATCCATTTTCTTCATTTTGGGAGGAATCTAATGGTATTTCGTATATTGCTTTTGAGAAATGTAAATATGTTACTTTGGATGGTCCAAAAAGATTTGAGGTGGCAAAAGAGTTTAATTCTGAGAATTTTAAAAATTTAATTAACTTAACTAATGAATCACATAATTCTGCACTTTCAAAAATAATTTATTTATTTTCTTTTTCTGAAAAATTTAATAATAAGAACTTATCTTCTGATGTCCCTAGTTTGGAAGCTATCTTACCAAAAATATTAATTATTAAAAGTAAGAATAATTGCTGGTTAAGAATCAATGGTCATGTTGAAGGTAAATCATCATTAAGAACATTAATTGAAGAAATATGGACAATTAGAAATCAAGTTATTAATTCTGGCTCAGAATCAATTAAATCATCTGTCTTACAAACTAGTTTTGATTTACCTTTTATTGATGATTTCTTGCACTCCTTGGAAACTTCTAATACAAGTTTGAAAAAAGTTGTAAATAGAGGAATTCAATTAGTAGAAAAAGGTATTCTCGAAAAGATAGTTTTAGCGAATAGGATTAACATAAAATTTAAAAATAAATTAGATTTAGTAGAAATTTTAAAAAGATTAAAAAAGAATCATCCAAATACATGCAGATACGTTTGGAAAAGAAATAGTAAGGATATTTTGTTTGGAGCGTCTCCAGAAAAATTATTTTCCTTTAATAAACCTAATTTAACTTTGGAGGCTCTTGCTGGAACTATCTCTACTAATTTAAATTTTGTGGAACTCCTAAAAAGTACCAAAGACTTAAAGGAACATAAATACGTAACACAATATTTGATTAAATGTTTAGAAGTTTCAAAAATAAAAAACTTTAAAAAAAGTGATATTAAGGTAAATTCATTTGGAGATATTTCTCATTTGCAAACACTAATTTTCTCTAAAGTTGAAAATATATGTCCTTTTGAATTGCTTAAAAATTTACATCCATCTCCAGCTGTTTGTGGTTACCCCAAAAATGCAGCATTGGATTGGATAAACACTCTTGAGTCTTTTCCTAGAGGGAATTATGCTTCTCCAATGGGTTGGGTTGATTCATCAGGAAATGCTTCATTTCTTTTGGCAATAAGAGGAGCTAGGTATATTGAAGAAAATATTGAATTTACTGCCGGTTCAGGTATAGTTTCAGGCTCCGTTTTAGAGAAAGAAATAGATGAGATTAAATTAAAATTTGAATCTATAGTAAAACAAATATTTTTCGCTAAAAATCCTAGATAA
- a CDS encoding 2-carboxy-1,4-naphthoquinone phytyltransferase — MDEYKKKLWKQAIKWPLYSVAILPVLITGAYILNQHEKVKIYNLIAFTLAAIFILLWENLTNDLFDAETGIDEFKFHSIVNLVKNKKIVSFIAYTSLVIGLLIISIISVSTSINILILVASCCFLGYLYQGPPFRFGYQGLGEPLCWLAFGPFAYSAVLIALNPSNIYLQDIPWKVSLLLGSGPSLATTLVLFCSHFHQISEDKKHGKNSPLVRLGAKKGSQCVPWIIFTIYIFQLLTIVTGFIPVFCILYLISFPQAIRLIKLLKSSYKKPNEIKNSKFVAIKFQTLNGVGLITGLIFNYLLNK, encoded by the coding sequence ATGGACGAATATAAAAAAAAATTATGGAAACAAGCGATAAAATGGCCTCTTTATTCTGTTGCCATTCTTCCGGTTTTAATAACGGGGGCTTATATACTCAATCAACATGAAAAGGTAAAAATTTATAATTTGATTGCATTTACTTTAGCTGCAATTTTTATATTACTTTGGGAAAACCTAACTAATGATTTATTCGATGCAGAAACAGGAATCGATGAATTTAAATTCCATTCTATTGTAAATCTTGTAAAAAATAAAAAAATTGTTTCATTTATTGCTTATACATCATTAGTTATTGGTTTATTAATAATTTCAATTATTTCAGTATCAACAAGTATAAACATTTTGATTTTGGTGGCATCTTGCTGCTTTTTAGGATATTTATATCAAGGACCTCCTTTTAGATTTGGCTATCAAGGTTTAGGAGAACCATTATGCTGGCTTGCATTTGGACCTTTTGCCTACTCTGCAGTCTTAATTGCGTTAAATCCTTCTAATATTTACTTACAAGATATTCCCTGGAAAGTTTCTTTATTACTTGGTTCAGGACCTTCATTAGCAACAACTCTTGTATTATTTTGTTCTCATTTTCATCAAATTTCTGAAGATAAAAAGCACGGGAAAAATTCACCTTTAGTTCGCCTAGGAGCAAAAAAAGGTTCTCAATGTGTGCCTTGGATAATTTTTACAATATATATTTTTCAACTTTTAACTATAGTTACTGGATTTATTCCAGTATTTTGCATCCTTTATTTGATTAGTTTTCCTCAAGCAATAAGACTTATAAAGTTATTAAAATCTTCGTATAAAAAACCTAATGAAATAAAAAATTCCAAATTCGTCGCAATTAAATTTCAAACTCTTAATGGAGTTGGCTTAATCACAGGATTAATATTTAATTACTTACTTAATAAATGA
- a CDS encoding o-succinylbenzoate synthase, giving the protein MNLIFKKKSYSYKLSTKVENSKTTHLTKLGWIIKLTSKDKKIGFGEVSPLLEEDLKKCSKQLNMIPENLEVFNLSEQINIFHPCIQSAINSALAEINGKIIFKENYPFDEIDKTAILLNSENIISELNEIKKRQSNIGKSVTIKWKVALRDNHEEEANLEEILSQIGNNIKLRIDANGSWGRKIANRWADILKDNKNIDWLEQPLCVDDIEGMKELNKKIPIALDESLLKFPTLIDQWKGWQIRRPSQEDNPVKLLRELENKKGLISISTSFETGIGKRWLYHLSSLQLKGPTPKVPGLAMNKFPNSFLFLNEAKKIWDQL; this is encoded by the coding sequence ATGAACTTAATATTTAAAAAAAAATCTTATAGCTATAAGTTATCCACAAAAGTAGAAAATTCTAAAACCACTCATCTTACAAAACTGGGTTGGATAATTAAATTAACAAGTAAGGATAAAAAAATTGGATTTGGAGAAGTTTCACCTCTTCTAGAAGAAGACTTAAAAAAATGTTCAAAACAACTAAATATGATCCCTGAGAATTTAGAAGTATTTAATTTATCTGAGCAAATAAATATTTTTCATCCATGCATTCAATCTGCAATAAATTCTGCATTAGCTGAGATAAATGGAAAAATAATTTTTAAAGAAAATTATCCCTTTGATGAAATTGATAAAACAGCCATACTTTTAAATTCTGAAAATATAATTTCAGAGCTTAATGAAATTAAAAAAAGACAATCTAATATTGGAAAATCAGTAACCATAAAATGGAAAGTAGCATTAAGAGATAACCATGAGGAAGAAGCAAATTTAGAAGAAATTTTAAGCCAAATAGGCAATAATATTAAGTTAAGAATAGATGCTAATGGTTCTTGGGGGAGAAAGATAGCTAATAGATGGGCTGATATTTTGAAAGATAACAAAAATATAGATTGGTTAGAACAACCTCTCTGTGTTGATGATATTGAAGGTATGAAAGAACTCAACAAAAAAATCCCAATAGCCTTAGACGAATCACTTTTAAAATTTCCAACTTTGATTGATCAGTGGAAGGGTTGGCAAATTCGAAGACCTTCTCAAGAAGATAATCCAGTTAAGCTTTTAAGAGAATTAGAAAATAAAAAAGGTTTAATTTCTATAAGTACCTCATTTGAAACTGGAATAGGGAAAAGATGGCTTTATCATTTATCGTCTTTACAATTAAAAGGACCAACTCCAAAAGTGCCTGGTTTAGCAATGAATAAATTCCCTAATTCGTTTCTATTTTTAAATGAAGCAAAAAAGATATGGGATCAATTATGA
- a CDS encoding AMP-binding protein, which translates to MGSIMKNKIHTIEVENNETQSIEKIIKKIRENRIIYVKNKFYKNEDILDSINANGPAIILNSSGSSGKPRKCFHNLDNLKLSAASSGQWLIEQGFELQNCLILNTLPLNHISGLMPVFRSQTWGCDCINISPNLIKKTRELLLFTIKFKKNKKHLITSLVPTQLKRLLAQKDGINWLKIFDLIWVGGASISGETAEQCIEEKIKLAPCYGSTETAAMVTSLKPKEFLMGFKNVGEILPDTKIRINAQGLIEIKSARIGIEIIDSSKTKNFKNKNGWWCTGDLGEINQINNSLYLNFLGRSDNAFNSGGEIVFPKVIESRLNDFIMKENIPINKFNISKVSDKLWGNKIKIIVEYKEHTNNKNIENSLNLLKKFSQSWPKHEKPEKWIIKNKNTSTEKINYKFKK; encoded by the coding sequence ATGGGATCAATTATGAAAAATAAAATTCATACTATTGAAGTAGAAAATAATGAAACTCAATCTATAGAGAAAATTATTAAAAAAATTAGAGAGAATAGAATTATTTATGTAAAAAACAAATTTTATAAAAACGAAGATATATTAGATTCAATTAATGCTAATGGACCAGCAATTATCTTAAACAGCAGTGGGAGTTCTGGAAAACCGAGAAAATGTTTTCACAATTTAGATAATCTTAAATTATCTGCAGCTTCATCAGGTCAATGGCTTATAGAGCAAGGATTTGAATTGCAAAACTGCTTAATTTTAAACACTTTACCTCTGAACCATATAAGTGGATTAATGCCAGTTTTTAGAAGTCAAACTTGGGGATGTGATTGCATTAATATTTCTCCGAATTTAATAAAAAAAACCAGAGAACTTTTACTTTTCACAATTAAATTTAAAAAAAACAAAAAACACTTAATTACATCATTAGTACCTACACAATTAAAAAGACTTTTAGCTCAAAAAGATGGTATTAATTGGCTAAAAATTTTTGATCTAATTTGGGTAGGTGGAGCTTCAATTTCAGGCGAAACTGCAGAGCAATGTATAGAAGAAAAAATAAAATTAGCACCCTGTTACGGCTCAACTGAAACAGCCGCAATGGTTACGAGTTTAAAACCAAAAGAATTCTTAATGGGTTTTAAAAATGTTGGAGAAATACTACCTGATACAAAAATAAGAATTAACGCACAAGGATTAATCGAGATTAAATCAGCCAGAATTGGAATCGAAATAATAGACTCTTCAAAAACTAAAAATTTCAAAAATAAAAATGGGTGGTGGTGCACCGGTGATTTAGGTGAAATTAATCAAATCAATAATTCTTTATATTTAAACTTTCTTGGAAGAAGTGATAACGCTTTTAATTCAGGAGGAGAAATCGTTTTTCCAAAAGTAATTGAATCTCGATTAAATGATTTCATTATGAAAGAAAATATCCCAATTAATAAATTCAATATTTCAAAAGTATCCGACAAATTATGGGGAAATAAAATTAAAATAATTGTTGAATATAAAGAACATACAAATAATAAAAATATTGAGAATTCATTAAATTTATTAAAAAAATTTTCTCAAAGTTGGCCTAAACATGAAAAACCTGAAAAGTGGATTATTAAAAACAAAAATACCAGTACAGAAAAAATAAACTATAAATTTAAAAAATAA
- a CDS encoding acyl-CoA thioesterase codes for MKPADWLILQKKVRFGDCDSAGVIHFHNLLKWSHEAWEESIEIYGIPYQDIFPDFTIRKSQIIFPIVNCEANFFAPITIGDSLKVKIAPHKINTHLFQVNSFFIKNGNKVAEGKIIHCSLDVDSRNKIELPDQLEKWIEASNVSTNLKEC; via the coding sequence ATGAAACCTGCTGATTGGTTAATATTGCAGAAGAAGGTAAGATTTGGTGATTGTGATTCTGCAGGTGTAATTCATTTTCATAACTTATTAAAATGGTCGCACGAAGCTTGGGAGGAAAGTATTGAAATTTATGGAATTCCTTATCAAGATATTTTTCCAGACTTCACTATACGTAAAAGCCAAATTATTTTTCCAATAGTAAATTGCGAAGCAAACTTCTTTGCACCTATAACAATTGGGGATTCTTTAAAAGTAAAAATTGCCCCTCATAAAATTAATACCCATTTGTTCCAAGTAAATAGCTTTTTTATAAAAAATGGAAATAAAGTAGCAGAGGGAAAAATTATACATTGCTCTTTAGATGTTGATTCAAGAAATAAAATAGAACTTCCCGATCAGTTAGAAAAATGGATAGAGGCTTCAAATGTAAGTACAAATTTAAAAGAATGCTAA
- a CDS encoding NAD(P)H-quinone oxidoreductase subunit H has translation MAQLETRTEPMVVNFGPHHPSMHGVLRLVVTLDGENVIDCEPVIGYLHRGMEKIAENRTNVMYVPYVSRMDYAAGMFYEAIVVNAPERLANIPVPKRASYIRVLMLELNRIANHLLWLGPFLADVGAQTPFFYIFREREMIYDLWEAATGQRLINNNFFRIGGVACDLPYGWLEKCIDFCDWFGPKIDEYEKLITNNPIFRKRIEGLGTIQRDQAINWSLSGPMLRASGVSWDLRKVDSYECYDDFDWQIASEKEGDCYARYRVRVEEMRQSLSIIRQACKMIPGGPTENLEAQRMATEDKKSEIFGIDYQYVAKKVAPTFKIPNGELYTRLESGKGEIGVFIQGNNEVTPWRFKIRAADLNNLQILPHILKGAKIADIMAILGSIDVIMGSVDR, from the coding sequence ATGGCTCAGCTAGAGACTAGAACAGAACCAATGGTGGTCAATTTTGGCCCTCATCATCCCTCAATGCATGGGGTTTTAAGGTTAGTTGTAACTCTTGATGGCGAGAATGTCATTGATTGTGAGCCGGTAATTGGATATTTACATAGAGGAATGGAAAAGATAGCTGAAAATAGGACAAATGTAATGTATGTCCCTTATGTAAGCAGAATGGATTATGCAGCAGGGATGTTTTATGAAGCTATTGTAGTAAATGCTCCTGAAAGATTAGCTAATATTCCGGTTCCTAAAAGAGCAAGTTACATTAGAGTTCTAATGTTGGAACTTAATCGTATTGCTAACCATCTTTTATGGCTTGGTCCCTTTTTAGCAGACGTAGGAGCTCAAACTCCATTTTTCTATATTTTTAGAGAAAGAGAAATGATTTATGATCTTTGGGAAGCTGCTACTGGACAAAGGCTAATAAATAATAATTTCTTTAGGATAGGTGGTGTCGCATGTGATCTTCCATATGGGTGGTTAGAAAAATGTATAGATTTTTGTGATTGGTTTGGTCCTAAAATAGATGAATATGAAAAATTAATCACAAATAACCCAATTTTTAGAAAAAGAATTGAAGGTCTCGGAACAATACAAAGAGACCAAGCAATTAATTGGTCTTTATCTGGACCAATGCTTAGAGCGTCTGGAGTTTCCTGGGATTTAAGGAAAGTCGATAGTTATGAATGTTATGACGATTTCGATTGGCAGATTGCTTCAGAAAAAGAAGGAGATTGTTATGCGAGATATCGAGTAAGAGTTGAAGAGATGAGACAATCACTAAGCATCATTCGCCAAGCATGTAAGATGATTCCAGGAGGTCCAACAGAAAATTTAGAAGCCCAAAGAATGGCGACTGAAGATAAGAAAAGTGAAATATTTGGTATTGACTATCAATATGTAGCTAAGAAAGTTGCTCCAACTTTTAAAATTCCCAACGGAGAATTGTATACAAGATTAGAGTCCGGCAAAGGAGAAATAGGTGTATTTATTCAAGGAAACAATGAAGTTACTCCATGGAGATTTAAAATCAGAGCAGCTGATTTAAACAATCTACAAATATTGCCTCATATTCTCAAAGGTGCCAAAATCGCAGACATTATGGCAATCCTCGGCTCAATAGATGTCATTATGGGATCTGTTGATAGATAA
- the rsmH gene encoding 16S rRNA (cytosine(1402)-N(4))-methyltransferase RsmH, producing the protein MQTDLSDSSFFNHKSVMTDEIMASLEHYPLIHNKQLKGIDATLGGGGHSYHLLRKYSDLNIIGLDQDPFARKSASKKLDEFKNRIDIKASNFADFVPKEKVSFVIADLGVNSNQIDDPKRGFSFQKDGPLDMRMNPLLEVDAEQLIEALNEKDLANLIYKYGDERLSRKIARKIKMDLKENGKYSGTKELAYSIAGCFPPKQRYKKIHPATRTFQALRIAVNKEIEVLEKFLQIVPDWLLPGGIISIISFHSVEDRLVKRFFKNDQRLKNLTKKPITPSEQEVELNRRARSGKLRVAQLRIQ; encoded by the coding sequence ATGCAAACTGACCTATCTGATTCATCTTTTTTCAATCATAAATCAGTTATGACAGATGAGATTATGGCCTCATTAGAGCATTATCCATTAATACATAACAAACAACTTAAAGGAATAGACGCAACTTTAGGCGGAGGAGGGCACTCTTATCATTTATTGAGAAAATATTCGGATTTAAATATAATTGGACTTGATCAAGATCCATTCGCGAGAAAATCAGCATCAAAAAAACTTGATGAATTTAAAAATAGAATTGATATAAAAGCTTCAAATTTTGCGGATTTTGTACCAAAAGAAAAAGTTTCTTTTGTGATTGCAGATCTTGGAGTAAATAGTAACCAAATTGATGACCCTAAAAGAGGATTTAGTTTCCAAAAAGATGGTCCACTTGATATGCGCATGAATCCTCTTCTTGAGGTTGATGCAGAGCAATTAATTGAGGCTTTAAATGAAAAAGATCTAGCTAATCTGATTTATAAATATGGAGATGAGAGATTATCAAGAAAGATTGCTAGAAAAATAAAAATGGATTTAAAGGAAAATGGGAAATATTCTGGGACAAAAGAGTTAGCGTATTCTATTGCAGGCTGCTTCCCACCAAAACAAAGATATAAAAAAATACACCCAGCAACAAGAACATTTCAAGCACTAAGAATTGCTGTTAATAAAGAAATTGAAGTTTTAGAAAAATTTTTGCAAATTGTTCCTGATTGGCTATTGCCAGGTGGAATTATCTCTATTATTAGTTTTCATTCTGTGGAAGATAGGTTAGTTAAACGTTTTTTTAAGAATGATCAAAGACTAAAAAACCTGACAAAAAAACCAATTACTCCTTCCGAACAAGAAGTCGAACTAAATAGAAGAGCTAGAAGTGGAAAATTAAGAGTTGCTCAATTAAGAATCCAATAA
- a CDS encoding cysteine desulfurase, whose translation MLSTPILLDYQSSTPCSKDVVDSMKPFWSEIFSNPASKSNLAGINASAILEASREKIEQNLFLKNKKVIFTSGATESNNLALLGFARNFYKKTGNYGHIITLKTEHKAVLEPLNQLKKEGFMVTEIIPEKDGLISEEQFKKNIREDTFLVSVMLANNEIGVIQPVENISKICKSRGITFHSDFAQCLGYIELDNLLSDVNMITMSSHKIYGPKGIGLLLIDEEINLEPLIVGGGQEYGLRSGTLPLPLVVGFAKAIEIAVFNQKNNAEKLLFYRNILLEGLLENNSGLLINGSIKKRLPHNLNLTVLDLNGAKLHKALKSKIICSSGSACSNGVPSHVLLALGRSFKEAESSIRLSIGLSTNSKEIKEAIHIITNTIKSLR comes from the coding sequence ATGCTATCAACTCCCATTCTACTAGACTATCAATCTTCGACTCCTTGCTCTAAAGATGTTGTTGATTCTATGAAACCTTTTTGGAGTGAGATATTTTCTAACCCTGCAAGCAAATCTAATTTGGCGGGGATTAACGCGAGCGCTATATTGGAAGCCTCAAGAGAAAAAATAGAACAAAATTTATTTCTTAAGAATAAAAAAGTTATTTTTACAAGCGGGGCAACTGAATCTAATAACTTAGCCTTATTAGGTTTTGCTAGAAATTTCTATAAAAAAACAGGAAATTATGGACATATTATTACCTTAAAAACGGAGCATAAAGCTGTTTTGGAGCCCCTAAATCAACTAAAAAAAGAGGGATTTATGGTTACAGAAATTATTCCTGAGAAAGATGGCTTAATTTCAGAAGAACAATTCAAAAAAAATATAAGAGAAGATACATTTCTGGTGAGTGTTATGTTGGCAAATAATGAAATAGGAGTTATTCAGCCTGTAGAAAATATTTCAAAGATATGTAAATCGAGAGGAATAACTTTTCACTCTGATTTTGCACAATGTTTAGGTTATATCGAGTTAGACAATCTTTTATCAGATGTAAATATGATAACGATGAGTTCTCACAAAATCTATGGTCCTAAAGGTATAGGACTTCTTTTGATTGATGAAGAAATTAATCTTGAGCCTTTAATTGTTGGAGGAGGTCAGGAATATGGTCTCAGGTCTGGAACATTGCCTCTTCCTTTAGTAGTTGGCTTTGCTAAAGCAATAGAGATAGCAGTTTTTAATCAAAAAAATAATGCTGAGAAATTACTTTTTTATAGAAATATTCTTTTGGAGGGTTTGTTAGAAAATAATTCTGGTTTATTAATTAATGGCTCCATAAAAAAAAGATTGCCTCACAATTTAAATTTGACTGTTTTGGATTTAAACGGAGCAAAGCTTCATAAAGCTTTAAAATCCAAAATAATTTGTTCTAGTGGATCCGCATGCAGTAATGGTGTGCCATCTCATGTTTTACTAGCCTTAGGTAGATCTTTTAAAGAAGCAGAATCTTCAATAAGGTTAAGTATTGGATTAAGCACTAATTCAAAAGAGATAAAAGAAGCAATCCATATTATTACAAATACGATCAAATCATTACGTTAG
- a CDS encoding response regulator transcription factor — MNEINQINNEPVRKSRILLVDDEPGLRTAVKTFLEDEGFEIFIAVDGEDGWEKAQTIFPDLIISDVMMPRASGYDLLEKIREDEKLGGTPVIFLTAKGMTLDRTEGYLAGVDDYISKPFDPDELAARVKNVINRQERLLKEAARFADIDVSKMAKQITEIKSMLTDQNQTDPENKKILPSFTPREASVLQLVAEGLMNKEIARKLETSIRNVEKYVSRLFIKTGTSSRTELVRYALENHLVK; from the coding sequence ATGAATGAAATTAATCAAATAAATAATGAACCGGTAAGAAAATCAAGAATTTTATTAGTTGATGATGAGCCTGGTTTAAGAACAGCTGTTAAAACATTTCTAGAAGATGAAGGCTTTGAAATATTTATTGCAGTTGATGGCGAGGATGGTTGGGAAAAAGCTCAAACAATTTTCCCCGATTTGATAATTAGCGATGTTATGATGCCCAGAGCCAGCGGTTATGATTTACTAGAAAAAATTAGAGAGGATGAAAAATTAGGAGGAACTCCAGTTATTTTTCTAACTGCAAAAGGAATGACCCTAGACAGAACAGAAGGTTATCTTGCAGGAGTTGATGATTATATTTCCAAACCTTTCGATCCCGATGAATTAGCTGCAAGAGTTAAAAATGTAATCAACAGACAAGAACGACTATTAAAAGAAGCGGCAAGATTCGCAGATATTGACGTAAGCAAAATGGCAAAACAAATTACTGAAATAAAATCTATGCTCACAGACCAAAACCAGACTGATCCAGAAAATAAAAAAATTCTTCCTAGTTTTACTCCTAGAGAAGCAAGTGTACTTCAACTAGTAGCAGAGGGACTGATGAACAAGGAAATTGCTAGAAAGCTTGAAACATCTATTAGAAATGTTGAGAAATATGTAAGTAGACTTTTTATCAAGACAGGTACATCAAGCCGAACAGAATTAGTTCGTTATGCACTTGAAAATCATTTAGTAAAGTAA
- a CDS encoding magnesium protoporphyrin IX methyltransferase yields MTSNKITEKSEVREYFNGTGFERWNKIYSKSDEINTVQKNIRKGHQKTVDDVVSYIKNYPELTKKSYCDAGCGVGSLSIPLLRLGIKELQVSDISSEMIKETKKRIHELGLSQGKVKYEVCDLEKLKGLFDVVVCLDVFIHYPQPVAEEMVQHLCDLSKEKLIVSFAPYTPALAVLKNIGKLFPGPSKTTRAYTLKEKGIINAAKERGFNVVKKKLNQAPFYFSKLIEFEKIK; encoded by the coding sequence ATGACGTCAAATAAGATTACCGAGAAAAGTGAAGTAAGGGAGTATTTTAATGGCACTGGCTTTGAAAGATGGAATAAAATTTATAGCAAATCTGATGAAATCAATACAGTTCAGAAAAATATTAGGAAAGGACATCAAAAAACTGTAGATGATGTAGTCTCATACATCAAAAATTATCCTGAACTAACAAAAAAAAGTTATTGTGATGCAGGTTGTGGTGTAGGAAGTCTTTCCATACCTTTATTAAGACTCGGTATAAAAGAACTTCAGGTGAGCGATATTTCTTCTGAAATGATAAAAGAAACAAAAAAACGCATTCATGAATTAGGTTTGAGTCAAGGTAAAGTTAAATATGAAGTCTGTGATCTGGAAAAATTAAAAGGATTATTTGATGTTGTAGTTTGTTTGGATGTATTTATTCATTATCCTCAACCGGTCGCAGAAGAGATGGTTCAGCATCTATGCGATTTAAGCAAAGAAAAACTGATCGTTAGCTTTGCTCCTTATACTCCAGCTCTTGCTGTTCTAAAAAATATTGGAAAATTATTTCCTGGGCCAAGTAAAACTACAAGGGCATATACATTGAAAGAAAAGGGTATTATTAATGCTGCTAAAGAAAGAGGATTTAACGTTGTTAAAAAGAAATTAAATCAAGCTCCTTTTTATTTTTCAAAACTAATTGAATTCGAAAAAATTAAATAA
- the purE gene encoding 5-(carboxyamino)imidazole ribonucleotide mutase: MGSDSDLKTLKPAIDILSEFGIKTEVCILSAHRTPIEMMEYAKNAESENIKVIIAGAGGAAHLPGMLASITCIPVIGVPVESKTLKGIDSLLSIVQMPAGIPVATVAINGGQNAGLLAIEMISLFDESIKKNLKEFRENLHTQVRTKNSKLSNIGPDNYLQSK, encoded by the coding sequence ATGGGTAGTGATTCAGACCTAAAAACATTGAAACCAGCCATTGATATTTTAAGTGAATTTGGAATAAAAACTGAAGTTTGTATACTTTCTGCTCATCGAACACCTATTGAAATGATGGAATATGCAAAAAATGCAGAATCAGAAAACATAAAAGTAATAATTGCCGGTGCTGGGGGTGCTGCTCATCTTCCAGGAATGCTGGCATCCATAACTTGCATTCCTGTAATTGGCGTACCAGTAGAGAGTAAGACACTTAAAGGGATTGACTCTCTTTTATCAATAGTTCAAATGCCCGCTGGAATTCCAGTTGCAACAGTTGCGATTAATGGAGGTCAGAATGCTGGATTATTGGCAATAGAGATGATCAGTTTATTTGATGAATCCATAAAGAAAAATTTGAAAGAATTCAGAGAAAATCTACATACACAGGTAAGAACTAAAAATAGTAAGTTATCAAATATTGGACCTGATAATTATCTTCAAAGTAAATGA